The Petrocella atlantisensis genome has a window encoding:
- the ilvB gene encoding biosynthetic-type acetolactate synthase large subunit, translated as MELTGSQILMECLKEQGVDTVFGFPGGAVLYIYDELFRQKDNFTHILTSHEQGASHAADAYSRSTGRTGVCIATSGPGATNLVTGIATAYMDSVPMVAITGNVLVSLLGKDSFQEIDVTGVTAPITKHNYIVRDVNDLADVIREAFYIANEGRPGPVLIDIPKDVSINKAPYEYKVPRPIIRETKNFTQEDLEKVVKMIEESEKPYIFAGGGVTISDAKEEAVHFAELVQAPVTCSLMGMGGFPGQHELYTGMIGMHGTKASNIGVQNCDLLIAIGARFSDRVTGNTAKFAMNAKVIHIDIDPAEINKNVSVDHFVIGDVKEILLQLNTMLHKQHHEPWLEEIKTISKNYPLVYPEGLTGQYAIEKLYELTNGDAIITTEVGQHQMWAAQYYKFKDPKMFITSGGLGTMGYGTGAALGAQAGNPGKLVVNIAGDGSFRMNLNEMITAVRYNLPIKVMVINNCVLGMVRQWQTIFYDNRYSFTHLTDINYDSLADAFGCKAVNITTKEDVEPLLKKALEMEGPVIINVVIHMDEMVYPMVAPGAPIDDLITE; from the coding sequence ATGGAATTAACAGGCTCACAAATCTTGATGGAATGTTTAAAAGAGCAAGGTGTAGATACAGTGTTCGGTTTCCCAGGCGGAGCGGTATTATATATTTACGACGAGCTTTTTAGACAAAAAGATAATTTTACGCATATATTAACGTCTCATGAACAGGGCGCATCCCATGCAGCAGACGCGTATTCAAGAAGTACAGGAAGAACAGGTGTCTGTATAGCAACATCAGGCCCTGGTGCAACCAATTTGGTAACAGGTATAGCCACAGCCTACATGGATTCAGTCCCTATGGTGGCCATAACAGGCAATGTGCTGGTAAGTCTTCTTGGAAAAGATTCCTTTCAGGAGATTGATGTTACGGGAGTAACAGCACCCATAACAAAACATAACTATATTGTTAGAGATGTGAATGATCTCGCAGATGTTATTCGGGAAGCTTTTTACATCGCAAACGAAGGGCGTCCGGGACCGGTACTCATTGATATTCCTAAAGATGTTTCAATTAACAAAGCACCATATGAATATAAGGTACCTAGACCAATTATTAGAGAAACAAAAAACTTTACTCAAGAAGATCTAGAAAAAGTTGTAAAAATGATTGAAGAATCCGAAAAGCCTTATATCTTTGCAGGTGGCGGTGTTACAATCTCAGATGCAAAAGAGGAAGCGGTTCATTTTGCAGAGTTGGTACAAGCACCGGTAACCTGTAGCTTAATGGGTATGGGCGGATTTCCAGGCCAACATGAGCTCTATACAGGCATGATTGGTATGCATGGCACAAAGGCTTCCAACATTGGCGTGCAAAATTGTGACCTCTTAATTGCCATAGGTGCCAGATTCAGTGACCGTGTTACCGGAAATACAGCAAAGTTTGCCATGAACGCTAAAGTTATTCATATTGACATCGATCCAGCAGAAATTAATAAGAATGTAAGTGTGGATCATTTTGTCATTGGTGATGTCAAAGAAATACTCTTGCAGCTTAATACTATGTTGCACAAACAGCATCATGAACCATGGCTTGAAGAAATCAAGACAATCAGTAAGAATTACCCCTTGGTATACCCAGAAGGATTAACCGGACAATATGCCATAGAGAAACTCTATGAATTGACAAATGGCGATGCCATCATCACAACGGAAGTTGGCCAGCACCAGATGTGGGCAGCACAGTACTACAAGTTTAAAGATCCAAAAATGTTTATCACTTCCGGCGGTCTTGGTACCATGGGATATGGTACAGGCGCTGCACTTGGTGCTCAAGCAGGTAATCCGGGTAAATTGGTTGTTAATATTGCCGGTGACGGTAGTTTCAGAATGAATTTGAATGAGATGATAACAGCCGTCAGGTACAATCTTCCAATCAAAGTCATGGTCATCAACAACTGTGTTTTAGGCATGGTACGTCAATGGCAAACTATTTTTTACGACAATCGCTATTCCTTTACTCATCTGACAGACATTAATTATGACAGCTTGGCAGATGCTTTTGGATGTAAGGCTGTTAACATAACCACAAAAGAAGATGTTGAACCACTACTTAAGAAAGCACTCGAGATGGAAGGACCGGTCATCATCAATGTGGTTATTCACATGGATGAGATGGTATACCCAATGGTAGCCCCTGGCGCCCCCATCGACGATCTGATTACAGAATAA
- the ilvD gene encoding dihydroxy-acid dehydratase: MRSDQVKEGIERAPHRSLFKAMGYTNEEINRPLIGIVNSQNDIVPGHIHLDTIADAVKTGVLISGGTPLEFSTIAVCDGIAMGHGGMHYSLSSRELIADTVETMAMAHGLDALVFIPNCDKVVPAMLMAAARINVPAVFVSGGPMLSVEKDGKYIDLNSVFEAVGAYKAGTMTEEEVYACEDSACPTCGSCSGMFTANSMNCLTEAIGMGLPGNGTIPAVYAERIRLAKQAGIQVMDMLSKNIRPRDIMSPKAFENALTVDMALGCSTNTMLHLPAIAHEAGVELNLEMANVVSAKTPNLCKLAPAGPHHIQDLYNAGGIQAVIKELDSIGLIHTDLPTVNGRTVKENIMRVVNRDPKVIRPASDPYSPTGGIAVLKGNLAPDGCVVKKSAVSPEMLVHSGPARVFDSEDDAIAAIYAENIVAGDVVVIRYEGPKGGPGMREMLAPTSALAGMQLDKKVALMTDGRFSGATKGAAIGHISPEAAEGGNIGLVKEGDLIKIDIPAGTIELDVTDQELEERRKTFVPKAPKITTGYVARYARLVTSASTGAILK; this comes from the coding sequence ATGAGAAGTGATCAAGTCAAAGAGGGTATTGAACGTGCGCCACATAGATCCTTGTTTAAGGCTATGGGTTATACGAATGAAGAAATAAATCGACCTTTAATCGGTATTGTCAATTCACAAAACGACATCGTACCGGGTCATATACATTTAGATACAATTGCAGATGCAGTAAAAACCGGAGTACTCATTTCAGGCGGAACGCCACTAGAGTTTTCCACCATCGCTGTCTGTGACGGTATTGCCATGGGTCATGGTGGTATGCATTATTCCTTGTCTTCAAGAGAGCTGATTGCTGATACCGTTGAAACAATGGCTATGGCCCATGGGTTAGACGCACTGGTATTTATACCGAATTGTGATAAAGTTGTTCCAGCCATGTTAATGGCAGCAGCTAGAATCAATGTACCAGCTGTATTTGTAAGTGGCGGACCGATGTTGTCCGTTGAAAAAGACGGCAAATACATTGATCTTAATTCCGTATTTGAAGCGGTTGGCGCTTATAAAGCTGGTACAATGACAGAAGAAGAAGTTTATGCTTGTGAAGACTCGGCTTGTCCGACTTGTGGTTCTTGCTCTGGTATGTTTACCGCAAACAGTATGAATTGTCTAACCGAAGCCATAGGAATGGGACTTCCTGGTAATGGAACCATACCTGCCGTATACGCAGAACGTATTCGTTTAGCCAAACAAGCAGGCATACAAGTTATGGATATGTTGTCGAAGAATATAAGACCTAGAGACATCATGTCACCAAAAGCATTTGAAAATGCCCTAACCGTAGATATGGCTCTTGGATGTAGTACCAATACTATGCTACATTTGCCAGCAATTGCTCATGAAGCAGGAGTAGAGCTTAATCTTGAGATGGCAAATGTTGTCAGTGCTAAAACACCAAATTTGTGTAAACTAGCACCAGCAGGACCCCATCATATACAAGACTTATACAATGCCGGGGGTATTCAGGCAGTCATTAAAGAATTAGACAGTATTGGTCTTATACATACAGACTTACCTACAGTAAATGGACGTACAGTTAAAGAAAACATCATGCGGGTGGTGAACCGTGATCCTAAGGTTATTCGTCCGGCTAGTGATCCATATAGTCCGACAGGTGGTATTGCAGTACTAAAAGGCAATCTGGCACCGGATGGTTGTGTCGTCAAAAAATCAGCGGTATCACCTGAGATGTTGGTTCATAGTGGACCGGCTAGAGTTTTTGATTCAGAGGATGATGCCATTGCAGCCATTTATGCTGAGAACATTGTAGCTGGTGATGTGGTAGTGATACGCTATGAAGGTCCAAAAGGTGGTCCTGGCATGAGAGAAATGCTCGCGCCAACATCTGCACTTGCAGGTATGCAACTGGATAAAAAAGTAGCTTTGATGACAGACGGCCGATTTAGTGGTGCTACAAAAGGTGCAGCGATAGGTCATATTTCACCGGAGGCGGCAGAAGGTGGTAATATAGGTCTGGTCAAAGAAGGTGACTTGATTAAGATAGATATCCCGGCCGGAACGATAGAATTAGATGTAACCGATCAGGAATTAGAAGAACGTAGAAAAACATTTGTACCAAAGGCGCCTAAGATTACAACAGGTTACGTGGCAAGATATGCAAGACTTGTCACTTCAGCAAGTACGGGTGCGATTCTAAAATAG
- the leuB gene encoding 3-isopropylmalate dehydrogenase, with protein sequence MNYNIAVIKGDGIGPDIVDQALLVLDQVGEKFGHTFNYTEVLAGGAAIDAVGHSLPDETVTVCKASDAVILGAVGGPKWDSLTSGDRPEKALLGLRAALGLFANIRPAIMYNELRDACPLKDRIIGEDGIDIVVVRELTGGIYFGDRGHGFGDMGEYMYDTMKYSEKEVERIAIRAFEIARKRNKKVTSVDKANVLDNSKLWRKVVEKVALDYPDIELNHLYVDNAAMQLVINPKQFDVIVTGNMFGDILSDEASMITGSIGMLPSASLGESGIGMYEPIHGSAPDIAGQDKANPIATVLSIAMMLRYSFNLEAEADAVENAVAKVLEAGNRTGDIMSDGCTLVGTKKMGALLLEHL encoded by the coding sequence ATGAATTATAATATAGCAGTTATCAAGGGAGACGGTATAGGACCGGACATAGTTGACCAAGCATTGTTGGTGCTGGATCAAGTAGGTGAGAAGTTTGGACATACATTTAATTACACAGAAGTATTAGCAGGTGGCGCAGCCATTGATGCTGTGGGTCACTCTCTACCGGATGAGACGGTAACAGTTTGTAAAGCTTCAGATGCCGTTATACTAGGTGCTGTAGGTGGACCGAAATGGGACAGCCTTACGAGTGGTGACCGTCCGGAAAAAGCACTTCTTGGCTTAAGAGCCGCACTGGGTTTATTTGCCAACATTAGACCGGCCATTATGTACAATGAATTAAGAGATGCTTGTCCGTTAAAAGATAGAATCATCGGTGAAGACGGCATTGACATCGTGGTTGTACGTGAACTCACCGGCGGCATTTATTTTGGGGATCGTGGTCATGGCTTTGGTGATATGGGTGAATATATGTATGATACGATGAAATATTCAGAAAAAGAAGTTGAAAGAATTGCTATACGTGCATTTGAGATTGCGAGAAAAAGAAATAAAAAGGTAACCAGTGTGGATAAGGCCAATGTACTTGATAATTCTAAGCTATGGAGAAAAGTTGTAGAAAAAGTAGCTCTTGACTATCCGGATATTGAGTTAAACCATTTATATGTGGACAATGCAGCGATGCAGTTGGTCATTAATCCTAAGCAGTTTGATGTTATCGTAACCGGTAATATGTTTGGTGATATATTATCAGATGAAGCAAGTATGATTACAGGATCAATTGGGATGCTACCATCGGCAAGTCTTGGAGAAAGCGGGATTGGTATGTATGAACCCATACATGGCTCAGCGCCGGATATAGCTGGACAAGATAAGGCCAATCCTATTGCAACGGTTTTATCCATAGCCATGATGCTTAGGTACTCTTTTAATCTTGAAGCGGAAGCAGATGCTGTAGAGAATGCTGTTGCTAAAGTGCTTGAAGCCGGAAATAGAACAGGCGATATCATGAGTGACGGTTGTACACTGGTAGGTACCAAAAAAATGGGCGCGTTACTTCTTGAGCACCTATAA
- the cimA gene encoding citramalate synthase — MMIEIYDSTLRDGAQSEGISFSVNDKLKIVKALDDMGIPFIEAGNPGSNPKDLEFFQEIKNLELKHSAIVAFGSTRRRDIKVEEDANVQSMLAAGTKHIAIFGKSWDFHVTDIINTTLDENLRMIEETIRFMIEQGKEVTYDAEHFYDGYKNNEDYALKTLEAACKGGAKRLILCDTNGGSLPSEIYNITKKVGDTFKDTKIGIHAHNDSGLAVANSLMAVEAGAIQIQGTFVGFGERCGNANLSTIIPNLELKMGKTCILEGELENLMSSAKLISEIANITPDEQAPFIGRKAFTHKGGMHIDGVNKNSKSFEHIDPSLVGNSRRFLMSEVAGRSSILKKIQKIAPDIQKDSPETGVIMKKLKELEHEGYQFEGAESTFELVIRKHLGKYKPFFELENFKTMGERPDASSLFSAYAMVKVNVEGKSKMVAAEGDGPVNALDKALREALEDFYPELKKVHLIDYKVRVLDGKEASAAKVRVLITSTDGTRDWTTVGVSTDIVQASLIAMVDSIEIKLLKDIEEKMKAYM; from the coding sequence ATGATGATAGAAATATATGATTCAACCCTAAGAGACGGTGCTCAAAGCGAGGGAATCTCTTTTTCGGTCAATGACAAACTGAAGATTGTAAAAGCGTTGGATGATATGGGTATACCATTTATTGAAGCAGGGAATCCGGGATCTAATCCAAAAGATTTGGAATTTTTTCAGGAAATTAAGAACTTAGAATTAAAACATTCAGCTATTGTAGCTTTTGGATCAACAAGAAGACGTGACATTAAAGTAGAAGAAGATGCGAATGTTCAATCTATGTTAGCTGCTGGCACCAAACACATCGCGATTTTTGGAAAAAGCTGGGATTTTCATGTTACAGATATTATTAATACAACCTTAGATGAAAACCTAAGAATGATTGAAGAGACCATTCGTTTTATGATAGAACAAGGTAAAGAAGTGACTTATGATGCCGAGCATTTTTATGACGGTTATAAGAATAATGAAGATTATGCCCTTAAAACCTTAGAAGCAGCATGTAAAGGTGGTGCCAAAAGACTCATTCTTTGTGATACCAATGGTGGCTCCCTACCATCAGAGATTTACAACATCACTAAAAAAGTAGGCGATACATTTAAAGATACTAAGATCGGCATTCATGCCCATAATGACAGTGGTTTGGCAGTAGCGAATTCTCTTATGGCGGTTGAGGCGGGTGCAATCCAGATTCAAGGTACTTTTGTAGGCTTTGGTGAAAGATGCGGTAACGCTAACCTCTCAACAATTATACCCAATCTGGAACTTAAGATGGGTAAGACGTGTATTTTAGAAGGTGAGCTTGAGAACCTTATGTCATCAGCAAAACTGATTTCTGAGATTGCCAATATTACACCAGATGAGCAAGCGCCTTTTATTGGTAGAAAAGCATTTACCCATAAAGGTGGTATGCATATAGATGGTGTTAACAAGAATTCAAAGAGTTTTGAGCATATCGATCCAAGTCTTGTAGGGAATTCAAGAAGATTCCTAATGTCAGAAGTAGCAGGACGCAGTTCCATACTCAAAAAAATCCAGAAAATAGCGCCGGATATACAAAAAGATTCTCCTGAAACCGGAGTTATTATGAAGAAACTCAAAGAGCTTGAACATGAGGGCTATCAATTCGAAGGCGCAGAGAGCACATTTGAACTGGTCATTCGTAAGCATCTTGGTAAATACAAACCATTCTTTGAATTAGAGAACTTTAAAACCATGGGTGAACGTCCGGATGCAAGTAGCCTATTTAGTGCCTATGCTATGGTGAAAGTCAATGTAGAAGGCAAGTCTAAAATGGTAGCAGCAGAAGGTGACGGTCCGGTCAATGCACTGGATAAAGCCCTTCGAGAAGCCTTAGAAGATTTTTATCCCGAGCTTAAGAAAGTGCATCTTATAGACTATAAAGTAAGGGTTCTTGACGGAAAAGAAGCAAGTGCCGCAAAAGTAAGGGTACTGATTACTTCCACAGACGGCACAAGAGACTGGACGACGGTTGGCGTATCAACAGATATTGTACAAGCAAGTCTTATTGCCATGGTGGATTCCATAGAAATCAAATTACTAAAAGACATAGAAGAAAAAATGAAAGCATATATGTAG
- the ilvC gene encoding ketol-acid reductoisomerase yields the protein MAKMFYESDCNLSLLDGKTVAVIGYGSQGHAHARNLKDSGVNVVVGLYEGSKSWEVAEKDGLKVATAAEATKEADVIMILLPDEKQGDVYKQDIAPNLEAGNALVFAHGFNIHYGQILPPEDVDVFMVAPKGPGHTVRYQYEEGKGVPCLVAIHQDATGNAEARALAYAAGIGGARAGILETTFKEETETDLFGEQAVLCGGVSELMKAGFETLVEAGYQPESAYFECVHEMKLIIDLVNKGGLSFMRYSISDTAEFGDYSIGKRIITDETKKEMKKVLGEIQDGTFAQRWILENKANRPAFNSRRRIESELQIEVVGAELRKMMSWMK from the coding sequence ATGGCAAAAATGTTTTATGAATCGGACTGTAATTTATCCTTATTAGACGGAAAAACAGTAGCAGTAATTGGATATGGATCACAAGGTCATGCCCATGCCCGTAATCTAAAAGACTCTGGTGTCAATGTCGTGGTTGGTTTATATGAAGGAAGCAAATCATGGGAGGTTGCAGAAAAAGATGGATTAAAAGTAGCAACAGCTGCAGAAGCAACTAAAGAAGCAGACGTGATTATGATCTTATTGCCGGATGAAAAACAAGGTGATGTTTATAAGCAAGACATAGCACCAAACCTTGAAGCAGGCAATGCTTTGGTATTTGCCCATGGTTTTAACATTCATTACGGACAAATCTTGCCACCTGAAGATGTTGATGTATTTATGGTTGCACCAAAAGGTCCTGGACATACAGTAAGATATCAATACGAAGAAGGCAAAGGTGTACCATGTCTTGTAGCGATTCATCAAGATGCTACAGGTAATGCAGAAGCGAGAGCATTGGCTTATGCAGCGGGTATTGGTGGTGCTAGAGCCGGAATTCTTGAAACTACTTTCAAAGAAGAAACCGAAACCGACCTTTTTGGTGAACAAGCCGTACTTTGTGGTGGCGTATCTGAGCTCATGAAAGCTGGGTTTGAGACATTGGTAGAAGCCGGTTATCAACCTGAGAGTGCTTATTTTGAGTGCGTACATGAGATGAAGCTGATTATTGACCTTGTAAATAAAGGTGGATTAAGCTTTATGAGATACTCTATCTCAGACACAGCTGAATTTGGAGATTACTCCATCGGAAAACGAATCATTACAGACGAGACAAAGAAGGAAATGAAAAAAGTGTTAGGTGAGATTCAAGACGGTACTTTTGCTCAAAGATGGATTTTAGAAAACAAAGCAAACAGACCGGCTTTCAATTCAAGAAGAAGAATTGAGTCTGAACTTCAAATCGAAGTTGTGGGTGCTGAACTAAGAAAAATGATGAGCTGGATGAAATAA
- the ilvN gene encoding acetolactate synthase small subunit yields MSRHVLSVLVSNHSGVLSRVAGLFSRRGFNIDSLSVGETEHPEISRMTLVAHGDDLIIDQITKQLDKLHDVLYIKELNAEFSVYKELALVKVKAESKTRIEIIGIIDMFEGEIIDAATEAITVEITGDTSEINTFINLLEPYGIKELTRTGLIALQKGNHEIKDDIK; encoded by the coding sequence ATGAGTAGACATGTATTATCAGTATTGGTGAGTAACCATTCAGGTGTTTTAAGTCGAGTTGCAGGGTTGTTCAGTCGAAGAGGCTTTAATATCGACAGCTTGTCTGTTGGAGAAACTGAACATCCAGAGATATCAAGGATGACATTAGTTGCTCATGGGGACGATTTAATTATAGACCAGATTACAAAGCAGTTGGACAAACTCCATGATGTTTTGTACATCAAAGAGTTAAATGCTGAATTTTCTGTGTATAAAGAACTTGCCCTTGTAAAAGTGAAAGCTGAGAGCAAGACAAGGATTGAAATCATCGGTATCATTGATATGTTTGAAGGTGAGATTATTGATGCAGCAACAGAAGCCATCACAGTTGAGATAACAGGTGATACATCAGAGATTAATACGTTCATTAATTTACTTGAACCTTATGGTATTAAGGAATTAACACGAACTGGATTAATAGCACTACAAAAAGGTAACCACGAAATCAAAGATGACATTAAATAA
- a CDS encoding ExbD/TolR family protein: MKRHRENTIDMTPLLDVVFILLFALIMNVTVAQAEDEAVITNQGAQIVALEQDKTSLEEEKTALEEAIIMNEEQVRNNEDKLDALSEALENLVNMDLQNLQDPETIASLEAMFEEGDLVDTWLRYQQVADKYLFVEIKITNDHGRTYLNGNYTGINIDQQDVIDREVRSDKVASLSSHILNWLDHRQGGYSFVFVTLVSEDEVTRAATNVLQDALNRLQLNFNKDYYMINKYIRYE, from the coding sequence ATGAAGAGACATAGGGAGAATACCATAGACATGACACCACTTCTTGATGTGGTATTCATATTATTATTTGCCTTAATCATGAATGTGACGGTTGCACAAGCGGAAGATGAAGCTGTCATAACCAATCAGGGTGCTCAAATTGTAGCGCTGGAACAAGATAAAACATCACTAGAAGAAGAAAAGACAGCGCTTGAAGAAGCAATAATTATGAATGAAGAACAAGTTCGTAATAATGAAGATAAGCTAGATGCTTTGTCGGAGGCACTTGAAAATCTGGTAAATATGGATCTTCAGAATCTACAGGATCCGGAAACCATTGCGTCTCTAGAAGCCATGTTTGAAGAAGGTGATTTGGTGGATACATGGCTTAGGTACCAACAGGTGGCCGACAAATACTTATTTGTAGAGATAAAAATAACAAATGATCATGGTCGAACCTATCTAAACGGCAACTATACAGGCATTAACATTGATCAACAGGATGTCATTGACAGAGAAGTGCGAAGCGACAAGGTAGCAAGTCTTTCCAGCCATATTCTTAATTGGTTGGACCATAGACAAGGTGGTTACAGTTTTGTATTTGTGACATTGGTATCAGAAGATGAAGTAACACGTGCGGCAACCAACGTGCTTCAAGATGCCTTAAACAGACTTCAGTTAAATTTTAACAAGGATTATTATATGATTAACAAATATATCCGTTACGAGTGA
- a CDS encoding MotA/TolQ/ExbB proton channel family protein: protein MFSIIVKNLLGYDLIILLLALFNGFVIYPRAAKACEDLKNQLQPTIYIPISVFLRDMKGNHKAINLHEIKKLRDQEVLYMNILSTIHSVFPLLGILGTIIALLGMVDLEGGGVILNFTTALTSTFWGLVFAIGFKGVNTTLLSKSELNSEDFELLIKRIDSINERGDFNEET, encoded by the coding sequence ATGTTTTCAATTATAGTAAAAAACCTGCTGGGATACGATTTAATCATACTTCTCTTAGCCCTGTTCAATGGTTTTGTTATCTATCCAAGAGCAGCCAAAGCCTGTGAAGACCTTAAGAATCAGCTACAACCTACCATCTATATACCCATATCCGTTTTTTTAAGAGATATGAAAGGCAATCATAAAGCCATTAACCTTCATGAAATCAAAAAGCTTAGAGATCAAGAAGTCCTATACATGAATATTTTATCCACCATCCATTCTGTATTTCCACTACTTGGTATATTAGGTACCATTATTGCCTTGCTTGGCATGGTAGATTTAGAAGGTGGCGGTGTTATCCTTAATTTTACAACCGCATTAACATCCACATTTTGGGGTTTGGTTTTTGCCATTGGATTTAAAGGTGTCAACACAACTTTATTATCTAAGAGTGAATTAAACAGTGAAGATTTTGAGTTGTTAATCAAACGGATTGATTCAATTAATGAGCGTGGTGACTTTAATGAAGAGACATAG
- a CDS encoding bifunctional homocysteine S-methyltransferase/methylenetetrahydrofolate reductase yields the protein MMIKDYIKEQVLLMDGAMGTYFAELTEGHYTLSEPANISKPGLILDIHRAYIEAGAKLIRTNTFAANPYTLYRSFDEVKKIIIAGIDIANEAVKGTDCYVAYSIGPIGEPYDIEDYEIESTYRKLIDIGLLKNVKIILLETFSRIDQVNQLVEYIHEHGPNIQIMTNFTVNQHGYTKVGVNKEKIIQQTRQQDLVTTYGFNCGIGASHLLSLIKTLDFDPSKMAAVPNAGYPDQQLERTVYQSNADYFADTMIKICEEGVRIVGGCCGTTPDHIRKIRERLYTLDFGEVKSISRMKRKSLPLKPLHNSFREKLEKNEFVVAVELDPPFKMDMSLIISSAHLLKEVGVDIITFADSPLGRTRADALLVAAKIKQLTGMEVLPHVCLRDKNLIALRGGLVGAHLSDIRNILIVTGDPIPSDDRDEVKSVFNINAISFMQYVTEINSELDKDTFYIGGALNPYSQNMDITIERVLKKKEAGASYLLTQPVYNEAGIEAIKKVRDRTGIKILGGIMPLVSLRNARFLHYEFPGIIIPDDVMSKFDDTMTKEEAEKVGVELAVTLAKKMKPHVDGLYFMTPFNRATMIEKIIKKLDVR from the coding sequence ATGATGATCAAAGATTATATAAAAGAACAAGTACTGCTTATGGATGGTGCAATGGGTACCTATTTTGCGGAGTTGACAGAGGGGCACTATACGCTATCAGAGCCAGCCAATATCAGCAAACCGGGTTTGATACTGGACATACATAGAGCTTACATAGAGGCTGGGGCTAAGTTAATTCGAACCAACACATTTGCGGCTAACCCCTATACCCTCTATAGAAGTTTCGATGAAGTTAAGAAAATTATCATTGCAGGCATAGATATTGCCAACGAAGCTGTAAAGGGCACAGACTGCTATGTTGCTTATAGTATAGGTCCCATTGGTGAGCCATATGACATTGAAGATTACGAGATAGAATCAACCTACCGTAAGCTTATTGATATCGGTTTGCTTAAGAATGTGAAAATAATACTTCTTGAAACCTTTAGTAGAATTGATCAAGTGAATCAACTGGTAGAGTATATACATGAGCATGGCCCGAACATACAGATTATGACTAATTTTACCGTAAATCAACATGGTTATACCAAAGTCGGTGTCAACAAAGAAAAAATCATTCAGCAAACCAGACAACAAGATTTAGTCACGACCTATGGTTTTAACTGTGGCATAGGTGCCAGTCATCTATTAAGCCTGATAAAAACCTTGGACTTTGATCCAAGCAAAATGGCAGCAGTACCCAATGCCGGCTATCCGGATCAGCAACTTGAAAGAACGGTATATCAAAGTAATGCAGACTACTTTGCCGATACCATGATTAAGATTTGTGAAGAAGGGGTTAGAATCGTTGGCGGTTGCTGCGGTACAACTCCGGACCATATTAGAAAAATACGAGAGCGGTTATATACCCTTGATTTTGGTGAAGTCAAATCTATAAGTAGGATGAAAAGAAAGTCCCTACCCTTGAAGCCTCTACATAATTCATTTAGAGAAAAGCTGGAAAAAAATGAATTTGTCGTCGCTGTTGAATTAGACCCACCCTTTAAGATGGATATGTCATTAATCATATCTTCAGCCCATTTACTAAAAGAGGTGGGTGTCGATATTATTACTTTTGCAGATTCACCACTTGGACGAACGCGAGCAGATGCACTTCTGGTTGCAGCTAAGATCAAACAACTAACAGGCATGGAAGTTCTACCTCATGTGTGTCTACGAGATAAGAATCTAATAGCACTTCGAGGCGGTTTGGTGGGTGCCCATTTGTCTGACATTAGGAATATTCTGATTGTAACTGGGGACCCGATTCCCAGTGATGATAGAGATGAAGTAAAAAGTGTTTTTAACATAAACGCCATATCCTTTATGCAGTATGTAACTGAGATTAACAGTGAGTTGGATAAGGATACCTTTTATATTGGCGGCGCCCTAAACCCTTATTCTCAAAATATGGATATTACAATCGAACGTGTGTTAAAGAAGAAAGAAGCAGGGGCTTCCTATTTATTGACGCAGCCTGTTTATAATGAAGCAGGCATTGAAGCCATAAAGAAGGTTAGGGATAGAACGGGCATAAAAATACTTGGTGGCATTATGCCCTTGGTCAGCTTACGAAACGCACGATTTTTACATTATGAATTTCCTGGTATTATTATTCCGGATGATGTCATGTCAAAGTTTGATGATACGATGACCAAAGAAGAGGCAGAAAAGGTGGGCGTCGAACTTGCTGTAACCCTTGCCAAAAAAATGAAACCTCATGTAGATGGTTTGTATTTCATGACACCCTTCAACCGAGCAACAATGATAGAGAAAATTATAAAAAAGCTAGATGTAAGATAA